aaacaaattaactttactcaggctttaacgaaacacggcttgtaacaaaaataaataggctttaacgaaacacggtgtggcagcgggggcgtagtcaagcgcccgtccgggagagaaagcggtaaggggcgtacacctgagctaaattatgtctaacaccggtgtctaatttcagtaagcatggggagagcggcataaaaggtagcagccacagagctgagagattgacacacgtcagtctagtgttggcgcatagaagaattgagaaactttataaaattgattaaacattgctgtggccattaaaagccttacctggaacgtcaagtgccctgctgaaaactgtcacactggtgcccgtgtgacagttttcccaagaaggacacgtgaagcagggcacttgaaattagacaccggtgttagacataattcagcgcaggtgtaagcgcccttacagcttttctctcccggacggacgcttgaccacgccccgctgccacacacggcttgtaataaaacatttgcagtaaacagtagcctaccaaagtcattggtcactatcttcctcgtcctgtgcactgaaaccactgaagtcatctccttcgatgtcggagttgaatagcctcagatttagttgtcttttgcactgagtcaattcctcacgctgctgtttccagcgtcttatcatcgactcattaagaccaagctcccgtgcagcagccagatcaatcgccttcaacttgaaagcagcatcatatgcgtttctccatgtctttgccatggtgagggtgacaaaatgactaccgtaatcagaatgatgggaagtttgagcgcttcgatttaatctaaacagtaaacaaaaaagttgttttgaccttaacccgttcggcaatttcaattggtctaatgaaagcttcacgccgccaaaaaactgagcacgtcacagaatgttttttttttttttaagcgggaaaaatccatatattagccgcgtcattgtataagccgcgaggttcaaagcgtgggaaaaaagttgcggcttatagtccggaaattacggtactcttGCCATTTTACATTAATAAAGATTTTAACTTGAAATCTACCACAGTCCTAAGATGCCTTGATCCTgccacagaaatgtttttttaattctgacattacatctcgtaattgcatctttatttcttgtaattagAACTTTAGTTGTATTTCCCGCAATTACAAGTATATATGAGACAGCCACAATTTTGagttaaaataaaattgcaattgcaaaatataaagtcagaattcactttttttttattgcattgcaAACCAAGGCACTACACAGTCCTGTGCATGCGGGTGTATGTGTGCTGCTTAAATAGGGCAGTATAGAGAATCTCACCCCCTCATTTCTCTTTGTAACCCTCTGTTCCGCCTCCTGCACTTTCACTTCCTGTTAAAGTGCTTGGTATGACATTGACACAGTACTTCTCACCTAATACTCTCTTCTACCTCCCTTCCAGTGTCACCAAACCTACACCAGGTTCTTCCCCACCTGAACATCTCCTAGAAGATCAAGTTAACCCTGAATGTTCAGACTTTGAAGGCAAGCGAGGAAACTGTGTCTTCGATAAAGTCTTCTCACAGGACTCCCGTTGGCCTGATTGGTCAGGTTGGTGGTCAGAGGAGGTCAAAGAGGAGGGTACATTTGAAAAGCAAGAGATCAACACAGACGCAGAACACCTCCAGATACCTTTGGACACCAGCAAGTGTCAAAGTGTTCTCCAAAACCACAAAGAAGATACTGAATGGCAGGAGAACTTCACAGATGAACAGAAGCAGAACATGGAGAAGGATGAAGACAAACAAGTGAGTTATTATACTGCATTTCAGAATATCAAATTCATTGCACCTAAATGTATTAAAACCAtcctgaacaccttagcaacctcatagcaatgccctagcaaacaCTCACACCACCTTGTCATCCGCAAAAGCGATGCACTTAAAACCACTAATgtagaataccttagcaactaaGCAGCAACACCCTGTAAACCACTCGGAACACCTTAAAAATCATATAACAATGCACTttaaaccacccaaaacaccttagcaaccatacaGCAATGACCTAGCAACAAACCTCATAACAATGCacttaaaaccactcagaacaccttagcaaccacatagcaagtTATTGGCAACAACTCACAACACCTTGGCAGCCACAGAGCAATCCGCTTATAACAACCctgaacacctcagcaaccacatACCAATGCCCTGAACACTCAGAACCCTTAAGCAACCGTATAGCAATGCCCATTCAACCACTCAGGCCATCTTAGAAACAAACTTAATAACAATGGATTTACTATAAATTCagccagaacaccttagtaaccatgtagcaatgccctggcaaccactcagaaagccttagcaaccatatagcaatgccctagcaaccaactgCATAACAAAGCACTTAAattcactcagaacaccttagcaaccatataacaATGCAattaaaaccacccagaacaccttaccaaccatgaagtaatgccctggcaacctcgcagaccaccttagcaaccacattgcaatgcACTTAAAACCACTTAGAACCAGTTAGCAACCATgttagcaatgccctggcaaccactcagaccaccttagcaaccacatagcaatgcacttaaAACCACCCCACAAAATACCTtagcaacaacctggcaaccactcagaacatcttagcaacctcatagcaatgccCTTAAATCCACTCATAATACCTTAGCAACAGCATGACAATGCCCTGGGAACTAATCACAACACATtggcaaccgcatagcaatgtgcataaaaccacccagaacacctcagTAACCGAGTAGCAATACCCtggaaaccactcagaacactttagaaACCGAAtagcaacaccttggcaaccacccagaacaccttagccacCACATAGCAATGCTATGGCAACCACTAAGACCACCTTGAAacaaagcaccttagcaaccacgtaACAATACCCTAACAATGCacttaaaaccactcagaacaccttagcaactgcatagcgaTGCCCTGTCAACCactcagaaaaccttagcaaccatatggcAATTCACTTAAAACCACCCAtagcaccttagcaactgcatagcaatgctccagaaaccaCTCAGACCACATTAGCAACCGTATAGCAGAGCACTTAATATCAACCAGAACAATTTAGTAACTgatagcaacgccctggcaaccactcagaataccttagcaacaccctggaaTCCACTCAGTACaccttagcaacctcatagcaatgcACTTAAAATTACCCCAGAACATCTTAGTAACACACTGGAATCCACTCAGTACaccttagcaacctcatagcaatgcacttaaaattaccccagaacaccttagcaacaccctggaaTCCAATCAGTACaccttagcaacctcatagcaatgcACTTAAAATGACCCAAGATCATCTTAGTAACACCCTGGAATCCACTAAGTACaccttagcaacctcatagcaatgcacttaaaattaccccagaacaccttagcaacaccctggaaTCCAATCAGTACaccttagcaacctcatagcaatgcACTTAAAATGACCCAAGATCATCTTAGTAACACCCTGGAATCCACTAAGTACACCTTAGCATCCTCATAGCAATGCACTTAAAATTaccccagaacaccttagcaacaccctggaaTCCAATCAGTACaccttagcaacctcatagcaatgcACTTAAAATGACCCAAGATCATCTTAGTAACACCCTGGAATCCACTCAGTACaccttagcaacctcatagcaatacCCTTACAGCCACTTGCCATCCATAGTGTTACCAAGTAGTAGTTTTATGCATGCAGGGTGTTCAATTATGCATTATATTCCGCCAAAACCTGCATTATTTTGTCTTTTGAAACTAGCATTGGGTATtttttgctgtctgtctgtctatatttaTCAGAACCTACCAGTCTACACACTGTTATCCAGTAGATGTAGATCACTTTCTAAGTGTAGGATCACAgaacacacacagcagagatgctTCTAGGAAGAATACAGGAAATAACATGTTATTTTCAACAGGAGGAGATTAAAGAAGTGAAACTCTATAAGATTGCCAATGAACTTTTACAGACGGAGAGGGCGTATGTAGTCCGTCTACATTTACTGGACCAGGTCAGTGACAGTTAATTTAGTTCTAGAAAAATGGTTCTTACTCTTTCTAGCCCCCAAAAGTACtgggactcttaaaaatgtatagatgtcattgcattagatatacATAATCAAACCTtgcttgcagatgccacttggtttgatattttgttatctaatgacaTTCCGATATTTTCAAGTGTTACTCAagtgtcaaaataatgattgGGTTACTGTAGCTGATCATAATGAGTGTGTACTTTGTGTATTTGCAGGTGTTTTGCACTAAACTGACAGAGGAAGCTGGGAAGGGAACGTTTCCTTTAGATGTTGTGAAGGGCATCTTCTCTAATGTAGGATCCATCTATGCTTTCCACAACCAGTTCCTCCTGCCTGATCTGGAGACACGGATGAGCCAGTGGTGAGCACTGACTTGTCAGACATCTCCTTTTTTTGTCTGCCTTTGAGAAATGGATGATTAGCAGTTGGTATTAATCCACTTGAATGTATATCTGtatttattttgtcttatttttggaCGTATGCCTCAGTGTTAGACAAATATACTACATAATAATGTGTAACAGGGGAGTCAGGGGACTctgcaagacccctgaaggtgtcctgtggcaccaagacattagcagcagatccttcaattcctgtaagttgcgaggtggagccaccatggattggacttgttggtccagcacatcccattgatgctcaatcggattgagagctggggaatttagaggccaagtcaacaccttgaactcttcatcatgttcctcaaaccattcccgaacaatgtgagcagtgtggcagggcgcattatcctgctgaaagaggccactaccatcagggaataccattgccatgaaggggtgtacctggtctgcaaccatGTTTAGGTGTCACGTGTCAAACTGACATCCACGTGAATGGCCGGACCCGGGTTTCccaacagaacattgcccagaactTCACACTCCAggcttccactgctccaaggtccagttttgacgctcacgtgcccattgaaGGCGCTTTCGACGGTGGACTTTCAAGGTCTACAGTAGgccttctgtcggtttggaccagatgggatagccttcgttgcactcccacattgatgagccttgggtcCCCAAtaccctgttgccggtttgtggtaTGTCCTTCCTCAGACCTCTgttggtactcaccactgctgaccggaagtAGCCCATatgccttgccgtttcagagatgctctgacccagttgtctggccataacaatttgatcGCTCATGACAATttatcctgcattcaacacgttgactacgagaactgatagttcgcttaccatctaatctgccCAGACCttaacatgtggccttgttaggagatgatcaatattattctcttcacctgtgagtggtcataatgttttggctcatccagGTATGTCtgatctctctgtctttctgcagGGAATCCACACCCCGTATCGGGGACATCTTAGCCCAGCTTGCCCCTTTTCTGAGGATGTACGCAGAGTATGTGAAAAACTTTGACAATGCAATGGATCTGCTGAAGCAGTGGACGGAGCGTTCGGTGCAGTTTAACGCCATCATTCAGGACATACAGGTGCACGTGTGAAGACTTTAAATGTATGTCTTTTCCCCGTTGTGAAGTCACGGAGCCACACCAGTTAAATTTGCCaagaaaaagtacatttattaattCTGTTAGTCATCAGACAAagtgaacattttcatttaaattgtggTGTCATATAGTGGTTTTTGGTCTTCCTCATCTCTCTCGGTCTCGATGAATTTAAGCATGCCATAGCAGTTTAAAATAACTTCCCCTCCCCTTATAATGtaaaacacacatcaacacatgCAACTTCAACTCAAATAAGGAAAACTTACACATACAACCTATATAAAGCTTACATATAGCTGTAAGAGCTTACACATACAGCCTATTTAAGGCTTGCACATACAAACTATATAAAGCTTACATATGCTATCTTAACTTACACTGGGGTTTAAGCAGGCATATTATATAACATAAAGACAGAAGTTAATAAAACTAATACAAAGcgtgtatgtgagtttgtgtaattacTTAGACAACTGatttaaataatcaaaaatgCAGTTGTGAGTGCCAAAACATATATAATACAGTATGTTTGAAATGACATAATTATTCTTCATACTATAAAACTAGTATTTATGCTATGCACAGTATGAACATTTTCCATATGTAAACTGCTTCAGCACACTCACTGCATGAGATACTGTATCCCACAATGTGCTCGACTTGAACTGTCAGCcgctaattttttttaatcgcgattaatcgccgattttaaaagtgctgaaatttgacactttatatacttcttttcttgttaaattaatttaattccattttaggaaagaaaacaaaacattatgtagcaatataatgctttactaacattttccaaacaaagctttccacaatatactgtatgtaaaaattcactaaaatatcacaattcaagtaacattaaacatttctaagtctaagtgggagtattaataattgaaagaactagtctccacataggttgcatttttattgcaatgggcattaaatcccttaaaatCTGCCGGTAGACCGTGGccatccactttgttacagcaatcgtgaagctgcgttcatgattcacgtcagggCGTCAACGCCTTTGTCAAACTGTGCTTTGAACTATGCAAACAAATACACTTTCCAAGGCTGAAAAATgcttatcacaagtcccatctggggttTGTACATCAAATAGGCCTAGAGCTAAGACCTCTgtggctctatcataggagagagcggaacggtcaactagcgtgttatgaccgtaccgcccatagaatgtctatgggaccgcggcgttatgctgttttatgctaaGTTTGTAGGTTaaccttggtagaagggctctggcacGATGGTGTGTGCCTCAGTATAATGACCCCAGGCCCTTCacactagtgtttatgctgtattaacggtcaATGCATTAAGCGCTATTCAGAAAAATGTAGGCGTTAAACTTATTTAATGAATTGCATTTCCAAAAACTATTATTTCAGTTAGACACCTGCAGTGAAAAATGAATGAGcccaattcataaacattaaaagtattcaaaagtatagccccaatatgtaaacaatatatgttaacatgattttagtgtgatacaaatgcttactaaccttttatgtgtaaagatTTAGCCAATTTTAAAACTGGTTGCCATGAAAATGTAATGCCGTATAcccttaaaaccctaaaatgactgtaagcatgacaatttaagcaactttaaagctcaaataatacacaagtttcaactgaataattaatgtgtgtttttattcaattataagcttcacatttctgcctttttaaaccctccaaaaattggccccatccatttccattgtaagtgccacactgtaacctccatttttgctttttgtaagtcgaaagtattttttgtggtaatcaacattatgcaacaaatgctgtcgaaggAGCTTAACCCTTTAACATATCTTTGACTCCTAATACGATTGGGAAAAAAAAGATTtcttcacaaaattggattaaacATGCAAAACAACTGTTTATTTCTGAGGACTGGAGACAACTGGACTGAATTGTGTCTAATGTTTCTATAGAGTCTGGAGTGTTGTGGAAATCTCACTCTTCAGCATCATATGTTAGAGCCGGTGCAGCGGGTTCCACGATACGAGATGCTGCTCAAAGATTATTTGAAAAAACTCCCAGAGGACGACACGGACCACAGCCAGGCCGAAAGTGAGATACACAACTCCTATTGCCTTATTTATAGTCTAACTGTCCCATTAGTTACTCTAATAACTGTTTAATTAAGTTACACTTCTTGATTTGGGGCATAGGTTTGTGTTGCAGCAGCAGTCTGTCCTTCAGCATCATTTCAGGgaattttgaaattaaaatgtttaatacatcTGTCCTCTTATTTGAATGTTTCCTCGCAATTCGACGCAAATTTATgtaactttctgcattttcataTTGAGGGCAGCTTTCACTTTCCATGATCAATTGAACTTAAAcatccagaataaaatgaaaatattgtttgGCTCGAGATAATTTGATTTCAGTTCCATAACTTAAATGCGTCAGCTCTGATATCACTTCTGCTTCTCGTTTCCAGAGTCTCTGAACATCATCTCAATGGCTGCAATTCACTCCAACACGGCCATCCGCAAGATGGTGAGAGACACTTTCACTTGACCTGGCAGAAACAGCAATAGTTGATTTATTTATGCACTATATTTTTCGATTCTAAAAGTGGATGTGGCTTTCCTAGCTTTTCCTCGTTGAATGTTAGAAGTTTGCTCTAATAAAAGCGTTAACGTATTTCATATTCAGAATTTGTTTTCCAGGAGAACCTGAAGAAGCTGATGGAGATCTATGATATGTTGGGAGGAGAGGAGGACATTGTGAACCCCTCCAATGAGCTAATCAAGGAAGGACAGATCTTGAAGCTTGCAGCTAGAAACACATCATCCATGGAGAGATATCTCTTCCTGGTTAGTTTGGacaaggctttgttcacactatAGCCGGGTCTAAGGAGGGGGCATTGCCCCCTAGATTGTCCTTGTCTCCACCCCAGTAAGAAGGCAAAACCACCACCCCCTCTGAGTCCTATTTCCCACCCTAAAGGTCAAAATGCCCCCCACCACAAAAGGTTGCATCATACTACCGGCGATTGTTCACGCTGCAGTGCAAACACATCTGACCATTTAATCattgggccagtggtggctcagtggttaaggctctgggttacttaccgaaaggttgggggtacaagccccagcactgtcaagataccactgttgggcccttgagcagggTCCTTGACCCTAGAAC
This sequence is a window from Xyrauchen texanus isolate HMW12.3.18 chromosome 45, RBS_HiC_50CHRs, whole genome shotgun sequence. Protein-coding genes within it:
- the LOC127637537 gene encoding FYVE, RhoGEF and PH domain-containing protein 4-like, with translation MPPPKVLPKPKFQCPMKISTGNIMDKEETVTNISRGRTTAVSKYYRQSDKSVTKPTPGSSPPEHLLEDQVNPECSDFEGKRGNCVFDKVFSQDSRWPDWSGWWSEEVKEEGTFEKQEINTDAEHLQIPLDTSKCQSVLQNHKEDTEWQENFTDEQKQNMEKDEDKQEEIKEVKLYKIANELLQTERAYVVRLHLLDQVFCTKLTEEAGKGTFPLDVVKGIFSNVGSIYAFHNQFLLPDLETRMSQWESTPRIGDILAQLAPFLRMYAEYVKNFDNAMDLLKQWTERSVQFNAIIQDIQSLECCGNLTLQHHMLEPVQRVPRYEMLLKDYLKKLPEDDTDHSQAEKSLNIISMAAIHSNTAIRKMENLKKLMEIYDMLGGEEDIVNPSNELIKEGQILKLAARNTSSMERYLFLFNNMLLYCVPKFSLVGQRFTVRTRVGVKGMKVLETSNDDYPHTFQVSGKERTLELQASSQQDKEDWIKAFQETIEIFQQKNETFKSASKEVLDEVSKEELGKRAPRWIRDNEVTMCMKCKEPFNALTRRRHHCRACGYVVCYKCSDHKASLRYDSNRLNKVCKDCYFILTGRTDAEEPAGGKKRGSLRLKLRRSRETVSCAASCSTVTEPNHVRRSGV